In Vigna angularis cultivar LongXiaoDou No.4 chromosome 8, ASM1680809v1, whole genome shotgun sequence, the DNA window ATATTTTCTCAAAGGCATTTTCCCAAACACctttgcattttttatttttgcatgGTTTTAGTTCATTCTAGCAATCAAAACACATTTCATATCATTCATTCAAGCATTATGAATACTCATTTAATTTCTCACAGTATACATTCTTTTTAGAATGTTGAACCATGGATTCCACCTCATTCTATACTAGTTTTGCACACAAATTTTAGGTTAGGATTCGATTATCATATGCACTTTAGGATTGTTTGTAAGTAGTTATAagtttcatttaatattttgctcaaaaacattgaaatctCCTTGGATTAATACCTTCGTTGACCATTGTATCACATTAATGGGAAATAAAGTTTTTGTGTAAAAATCTAGGCATCAAGAGGTTTATCACTAAGTCTCTAGTCATAAGGGAAATTATGATTAGATGATTAAAAGAGAGAGTCTAATGGAAATAGTAAGAAagataaattatcaatatttttcaaaatatatatgatgTATATTGTTGCTTGTATGTGCTAAATGATTAGTATTTATACATTAAATGTGTCAACAAATGCAACAAGTCTAGTAAATGCAAAGGTGAAATCTAAGCATTAGACGAGTTTAAGGATTAGACAAGTCAAGGTGTTAGACGAGTTTAAAAGTACAAATCATCAAGTAAATGCACTAGGCTACCTAGATGTCTAGATAACCTAAGTCACCGCGTTAGATGATTAAGGTGTTAAACAAATAAGGCATCAGACAACTAAGGGTTAGATGACCTAAGACATCATAAATCATTAGGTGACCTAAGTTTCAAACAACCAAAGTATTAGATGACCCAAAGCGGCTTAAGTCATCAAATGACCTAAGTGTTAAACAACCTTTAATACTTAAGCTTTTATGGCATGCTTTGATggtttaaacaagtttttgatCTCTGATTATTTACCAAACTAACAAATTGATACAAGTATTTGGAACAAAgatttaataatatgaattacAAGGAATACTAtcattttagaaggaaaaagtttttgaataaaacattcaaatgaaattaatattgatgaatgaattgtttgattgaatgaaAGATATTGCTCTAACGATTCAAATGCAAAATCAAGTGCCACATAGTTTTATTAATATGACAATTTGTGAAGCTTGAAGAGAGTAGAATTCAAAATCAAGTATGAGCTCAATCACAAAAGAAATAAGATATCTTGAATAGTTTTAACTTGATTCAAAATTGAAGTCTTGAAGAATGACGTTAAAGATTCAAACtgaaaaatcaagtcaaagaaTTGATTAAGTCATTTCATATCTTTCATTGAGTGAAGTTCTAACTTACGAGCCTTGTTGCACGCTCGTATTGAGAGAGTGTCGACTGCTTAGTATTGTAATTGAGAGTTCTTGATATCAGGGGGAGTTTAAGAATGATACCTAGAGAGGTTGATACTTAATGTAACCTGGAGATTTGTACTCGTGTACCTTGAGAGGTTGAAACTCGTGTAACTTGGAGAGAGTGATACTCGTTATGGGTCAAAGTTGTTAATTAATGAATTTCATAAGCAGGTTGTTTAGGAGATTGGATGTAGCCGTAGGTGGAGGTGAACTAGTATAAACATGTTGTGTGCATTCTATTTATCCttacacttttattttcaagtagtaaattcatttataattgCATACATGTGCAAGTAATTTTGAATTTCCAGGCTCTATCCATCTTTCCCCTTCTAAAGCTACTTTGCACCAACACCATGTACTCATGCTTGAACTTAAGGAGTGTCTAACTATATAGTCTTGAGATGCTTCATGAACTAAGCTTGGAGCGATGTTATGTACTCAGATAGCCAAAAGTGACTTTATGTGCTTGTTGTTGTAAgtaaaaaatgataatgataGTACTTTTAGTGTATTTTATATAGTGAAACCCTTTGTAGTTTGCATTGGAGAATTAGACTTGGTATAGGTTAGGGTGAACCATCCTAAAAACGTGTTATTGTTAATCCTTTTATAATATGTAACACGACTTGCTAGGTATCTCTTTCAAAAGGCTTGTGAACATGTTTTATAAAACCATCACATTTGTCCTTGTTTCCTTTTGTTGGCTTCTTATGTTGAATTGTATGATGATCATTTGAATTATAGATATTATGTTGTATCGTATGATGCTCATTTGAATTATAGATATACATATGCTTGATAGTATTATGACTATATGATTGTTGAATGATCtctttatcatatttatattaaaacattagtTCATCAAAACTTGAACTTagtgttatgattaaaatatgaAGGTGGCCTTATTAAGATTGTGCTAGGTTAGATTAGCATGAATAAACTATTGCAATTAGACTATTTTTTGGTCAAACCATCCAAGTCTAATACTTTAGGACAACAATTGTAAAAATATAGGTAATTTGGTTGTTGAGGACAAACCTTTGcattatgtttttgttcatattaAAAGTCTCTAAGGTAATTATTATGCTTAGCTAATGTAGGAGGATAATTTTAGGCTTTAGGACaaaataagtatataaattcatttgtCACATCTTATAACGTAGTAAATGAGAACATGGATATAAACTCGAGAGTCTATATACACTTATGGGAGCTCTCTAAATTCAACTCGTGAACTTAGACTCTTGATTTGCAAGAGTTTAcatcatattaaaaaacaaatatgataCTTACCAATTCAACGTTCaacatcataattaattaaaatagttcacaataattttataattaaaacataattaagtttAGTAATGCATGACAATTATATAAGTTCAAACTATACAAAAATAGATAAGTTCATACAATTACAAAGCATCAAAGCataagttctcaaagtgataagaattaaataactaagtagaaaaatgatttcaattattGTCACTGATACTCTAATGACAATCTCCAtgatcatcttcttcatcatcatgaACTCTTTTTTGAATGACAAGTATGCATCATCCACATTAACATAAAAACTATACTATCAAACTCAAATACATCTAAAATATTGAACCATATTCATATAAATCAACATTCTTGAACTTTATCTTAAACTTGAATTACCATTTTCAATGAAATCTAATTCACTAACATATAGAAGAACAAGTCAAACTCAAAACTTGAACAAACTTTCTCAATTCTAGAGTTCCATTCAGACGCATGTCCCACCAATTTTCATGAAGCATAAattcttgatatttttatagaaaaaagtCCTTAAGCATAACGAAGGTCAAgaaattgtatattatttttttttctttccttaacCAATATTCTCATCTATATATATACAACCATTCTTTCACCTAAAGATTATCATTTCCATAATTAGTTCGATATGAGTTAAAGTAATAGGTAATTGCACATAAAAGACTTGTGAAGTTGATTCTAATTCTCAAATGATTCAAACTAGCTCTAACTATGAAAGTACCaccaatatattattttaaaaataattatatattaaacaataaaattttgaaagaaagaaaatttactcttttttaacattattataattatatttaattatgtcTTTTGCATCATTAGTCTTCCCTTATATGAACTATTTTTGCTTGTTCTTTTAGTTTGgattactaaaatttaaatttttactaaatattGTTTTGGGTGAGGACGATAAGTTAAGTTCTCGTTCATAAGATAAAATGTGATTACAATTTAACCATGATACTgctttaatttaagttttataatgtgcattaagtttttttatataatcatgATATAATTATAGTTGTTAAGCATTactattaaatgaatttaagtttttttttaattaaaaatagcacagttatattaaattattaatgataaagtaatttatttaaatttaggtAGTTTCcataacaaattatttaaaatgttctttataaatactatttttatttggaCTCGcatttaataatgatttttttattttctttcaattagattttacaaaattattttttataattaacgtaatttataaaattaaggactccctttaaatttttaactcgAGATGAATTAcgtgtatttaaatatttatttatacttaattttatagAAACTGTCACACATTTTAATCATTAAACTGTcacacattttaattttattacatcaattaaatcaattttaaattatttatttattacatattaaaatactaaaatttcattaaataaaaattatttaagtaaaactctaaattttattagaaaaacacAAGCTGTCCCTTTGTTCATTTTCTGTTTCACTCTGAACCAAAATCTGATCTCCTTTCCGTAGTCTTATCTTTCCCACTGCATTGACAGGAACCATACTTACAACACTCCAAGACCCCACTAACCAAAATATCTCTTTAAACCAATATCTTTAACAAACACTTCTTGCACGAGAACTGAAACCCAATTCCGTTAAACCCTAACCCCATGGAACTCTCGCGCCTCTTTGTTTCTGACACGTGCTTCTTCTCTCCTCCGATTCGCTATTCCCCTGTGCCGGCACTATCCACCTTTTTCGCCGTAAACCTCCGCATTAACCGCCGCCGGAGGAGGAGCCTTTGCTCGGCCTCCAACAATGATACCTTACTCGCAGGCGGCGGCCCTGTAGTCGCCGGGGACAGAGAGAAGCACGAGGAGGACTTGAAATCTTGGATGCACAAACACGGCCTCCCGCCGTGCAAGGTTGTTTTGAAGGATAAACCTTGCCACAATGATCCCCATAAGCCTATTCATTACGTTGCAGCAAGTCAAGATCTTCAGGTCCATTCACGGCTcaaataatttcattatcattattattgcTGTTGTCGTGTGtgactttttcattaaaaaaattacactgaCACCCGTGTTTCTTCGAAATTCATACTCATTGTAACTTTACAGTAACCTCCTTGGCATATAATACAATGTGTTTCTTGTTGATAGGGAGAGTTCTTGTAATGTATTTCAAACATTAAGGGGTTTGTTATAGGAATAGAAAGGTAGGAGAATAGTGTGAATTTTGGGAAACCAGAGTGGAGTTGATGTAATTTGGTCTTTCTTTGATGAGGGGTTATGTGATGATTTGCTTGGGGTTGTCTTTCTCTCGTTGCAGGTTGGCGATGTTGCATTCTCCGTTCCTAATTCCTTAGTTGTTACGCTGGAGAGGGTATTGGGAAACGAGACTGTTGGTAATTGTGCAATGTTTTTATTCTTTGGTCTTGACTTTGTCTTGCTCCTAGTTCCATTATTATACAATGGAGATTGCCtgtatttggatttttttttaattttatttactaatttgCTAACAAGTGATGGAAATTAGAATGTCTGGAAAATGGAAAAACGTTTAGGCCTTGTTTGTTGATTgcttttaaaaacatttttatattctctatattttttgtttaatcgTTATGAAGCTTATGTGAAAGTGTGTCTCTTGAGTGTATTTCTGCTTTTTGGAAACTTGTTGCTTAATTATTTGAACAGAACATTTGAATGAACcaaaagaagaggatgagaAAACATTACCgaactttttatttttggtttttaagaattttcaaaatttagtagATTTTGGATGCGAAATTGATTATCAGATACTAAGAAGTGTGGATGGATTTTTGGTTCTTACTTCTTATAGGTTACATTCATTCTTAATTTGAACACTGTGGATCTTAGAAAATTGAAGTTGATGATTCCTTCCCATATGTTTATCCTTACCATTGTTTGTTATTGAAAATGTAGAATATAGATCAAATTGAAAATGATTCTACTTATAAGAACACAGACTATAGTATTTATTGATAGTTTGCCTGTATAATCTctcaatttaaatttagtatttaagCTTTACTATGTTAAAAGTCACTCTCCAATTGATGGTTTTAGTAACACACGGCAAGGGcataattaaaaatgtagaGGCCTAAATGGTGAAACTTTTTCGTACAGAGGATACGTTGCATATGGTTGTCACCAGTAGGGAGCAAGAAATactaaaacttttcttttcagCAAGCAAAGATGAGGGCAATGGTTGATTTTGGCATGTCATGTCTTATATGGTGTTAAGTTCTTCATTGATAGAGGACATTTCACAAGCTTaaattattgttagtgatagaTATTTTTTGGCAGTGTGGCAAGCACTGTAGTCAATCATTCTTTGTGTTAGCAGGACATTGGAAACTGTTTAGAGTAGGTGTGGCCATTTTGGGCAACAAAATCTGTATAGTCATGGAAATGAATTTGGCAAACTCCTAATCTTGAATTCTTTAGCTGATTGGAAAAGACAGTTTATGTTCTTTTTACTACTTTTTGCTGTTGATTTGCGTGTCAGTGTTGTCTCGTCCGGGTGTATTTAAAGCAAGGTATCAATGGATTTGGGGTGTATTGATtatttaagtgttttaaaattggaatttaTTTCCTGTGATTTTCATCCTTATTGCAGCTGAGCTATTGACAACAAACAAATTGTCTGAATTGGCGTGCTTGGCATTGTATCTGATGTATGAGAAAAAACAGGGGAAGAAGTCCTTCTGGTATCCATACATCAGGGAGCTTGATCGTCAACGAGGTAGGGGCCAGCTGTCGGTGGAATCACCTCTTCTATGGTCAAAATCTGAGCTGGACTACCTGTTAGGAAGTCCAGTTAAGGTTAGCCCCCTCttatttactattatttcaTATCCATTGTATTCATGAGCAGCAATATTAGGTTAGTTTAATACttgatatttttcaaatataaccAGGCTAAAATGGTGTCTGTGATTTAGGATGAAGTTATTGAAAGGGTAGAAGCAATAAGAAAAGAGTATAACGAACTCGACACAGTTTGGTTCATGGCAGGATCTCTGTTTCAGGTGATTAAAAGTGCACTAGAACAAGTTCAGTTACTGAATTGGCTTTACATTTTGGCAGTTAGTTCTTACATTATATGCATAAATATATTGCAGCAATATCCATATGACATTCCCACTGAGGCTTTTTCATTCGAGATTTTCAAACAAGCCTTTGCTGCTATTCAGTCTTGTGTGGTGCATTTACAGGTTAAATTTCCTTGTTATCCTTACATATCTGTACAGGTTGTTAAATATGCATTAAAAACACCAAATTAAATAGCTAATAAATCTTTTAagtctatttttatttaactacaTGAGTGTTACATTTGTTCATGTAGTCAAATTACCTAAATCTGAAATGATGTAATCTCCTATGGTACAATTAAATTTCAGGCAACAAAGTTTtacttatttgatttaatttgtttatatattttaattgattgttGGATTTGTTAGATGAAATGatagtttaaaaagaaaaatgtactATTAGTATTGTTACTATTGAATGTGAGTTTCATTATGCATGGATATTACTATAGATCTAAATTCTGACTTTTGCACAGTGCAGTAATTTTCTTGCAGTCCTCGGATAGCTGTTGTTGCTATTAAATTTGGTTCTTACTTTGATATTTCATGCTATACTTCTcattgtttatgtttttatggtaaaatatgtttttgttctctCTAAAATCTGTAAATTTCATTTTAGTCCCTTTCTAAGTTGTTTAGTAGTGTTTCATTGCAGTCAAATGGGGATTTAGAGGGACCTCAAACTGACATTATTGAGAGAATGAAAATGAACATTACATATTTTAGAGGGACCAAAACTATATTTTACCCCTCTTGTGAATATTCACATTGATAGACTGTGTTTCTCTTCTGCTATTTATTGTGTGCTGGGAGATCAGTGCTCTTCTGTCTGGACAACAAGATTCCCTTCTTTCTGCAACTGACATAAATTGATTGCTTATCCTTTTTGAAATCAGAAAGTTAGTTTAGCTCGGAGATTTGCTTTAGTTCCCCTGGGACCTCCTTTATTGTCCTACCAAAGCAACTGCAAGGCAATGTTAACTGCTGTTGATGGTGCTGTTGAGCTTGCAGTTGATCGTCCATATAAAGCTGGGGACCCGATTGTTGTCTGGTATGTTAATTCATTTTATTGCATGTCATTGGAAAAAGCACATGGTTTGAGGACTTTTTGTTCTGTGTAGGAACTAGGTTATAAGATTTGCAGTTGGTCATTTTCAGGTGTGGCCCACAACCTAATTCAAAGTTACTAATAAACTATGGTTTTGTTGATGAAAATAATTCCAATGATCGTCTAATAGTTGAGGTATGAGTTGGACTTTTATTTTTGCTTTATCCAGTACTCTGtttgaattcaaatttaacCTTGTTGATACAACTGTCCCAGGCAGCTTTAAATACTGAAGATCCACAATATCAAGATAAAAGAATGGTGGCTCAAAGAAATGGAAAGTCATCAGTTCAAGTTTTTCGTGTATTGATACTGAACCTACTATTTTTTAAGGTTACTTagtgaattttataattaattccTTATTTGAACCTTTAGGTATATTCTGGGAAGGAAAGGGAAGCTCTCTTAGATATGCTTCCTTATCTGCGTTTGGGCTATCTTTCAGATCCTTCTGAGATGCAATCTGTCATCTCCTCCCAAGGTCCAGTTTGTCCTGTAAGTTTGTTTCATCCTTTGcttgtttgaatttgaagaattttaaGAATGTCATGGTCACAGTCCAGTATTTGTCTAATCCATTTGCTCTTTCACACAGTGTTATTTCATTACATGAGGGTTTGTTCTTGCAAGTGCTGTTATTAATTAGAACAtgattttattcctttttcGAAACAAAATTATCCTTAGTCAATTAAATGGAAAGAGTAACTCTTATGTGAAAAGTTGATTCTATCGGCACATTTTAGGTAAGCCCTTGTATGGAACGGGCTGTGTTGGACCAGCTGGGAGATTATTTCAAGACTCGGCTGGCTGGGTACCCTACAACATTGGCTGAAGATGAATCTATGGTACTGTTTCTATCATTAGAAGTTGACTATAATGTATAAGACTTGTCAACTTTTTCACTAACAATATATCTATTTCATTAGCTGGCAGATGGTAATTTGAATCCGAAGAAGCGAGTTGCTACCCAATTTGTTATgctggaaaaaaaaatccttcatGCCTGCTTGCATGCAACAACTGATTTCATAAATCAGCTTCCAGATCACAGTATATCTCCCTGCCCTGCTCCCTATGCACctttattaaaatgaaaggtTAGACTCTGGTTTTAAACAGCATAATCATGTTCTTAGGGTTTGCTTGAATGAACTTTTCTGTAAACattaatagaagaaaacaaggaaaaaagaaaattcttttccataaaataaaattagcttatacataaattattatgGATGTTATCATATCTTAGCTTCTCTATATGAAGAAAATGTTAACTTAAGCATAAGCTAGTTTTAGTTTGTAGagaaacttttcatttttcttattgttttagTGTCCTATAACTGCTCATGGGGCAAATTATCCAAAATGATTTGAAATTTTCTGCAGCGCAGTTCCTTAATTTTTGTCACATACTTTGTAGGAACTGGATGTCTGTACTGTACAAATATATGGATTTGGTGAACCAAGtcagaaaaaatatatgttctTGATGTAGACTCTATTAGAAAGCCCCTGAATTAAGGGAATGTGTAGGTTACCCTCCTCAGCTTTGGTCTAAATGTGAATGCAGATTAGACTTTAAGATTTGATATGATGCTCATGTTTCTTTTAACTTGCTATATGAAAAGCACCCTTTGTTATGCAAACAGATAAAATATGTGCTCAATTTaagataatttcttttaattacaaaaaagtaGAGTTAAGAAAGAGTTTACATTGCATAATCCATTTTTTTATGTACAAAATGATTGTGCTGGGTTGATTGGTAGTTATATAATTAGGATTTTCTTTTCTCAGATTTCTAACTGCTTAGTAGATGCTTATGCATTATGAGTTTAGGGTCTATTTATAATAGTGGAGTCAGTGGACTGATAATCCCCGTagctaaaagaaaattacttcGTAGTTTGATTTTGGAAAACCATGATGCATCGGACCAGGAAATTTCTGAATACTATGATGGATTTCGTAGGTCAATTACAGTAATATATTTGAATCACAGCTCAATGAACAATGATGCAAGAATTCTGAATTTAAAAGGTTACGGCTGGGCTTTTACCCCTGAAGATAAAATTTCAATGTGTTCGCGTCCCTTGAATTAGGCGTTGCTTCATTCCCTGGGTAAGGAAGCATCATTGGTCAAATTTGTTTCACTGTCTTCCTGTAGTTGCACTGATCCTTATATTTGAGCGTTGGAACGACATCTTCTGTAAATGGAAACTTGAATCACAATATCTAATTCATTTGTGTATATAGTTCTATCAATTTTGCACGTCAAACCATCTGATTGTagtttttacttaaaaaaattgtttaaaaatgttaGATGTCACAAGTTATATTACTGTATAATGTTACGAATGTAGGGATAGGCTAAACGAGATAAAACATATTCTTGTGAGTCCCACAAATGAGGATAAAACTGATCAACCCTTGGCTACGTAAAGTACAACCGGTATATATCGATGTACTTTTCATCCATTCTTCCCAGAAACCAGCCAATGTGGTTTTCATACGGTAAGCTTGGTT includes these proteins:
- the LOC108343718 gene encoding fructose-bisphosphate aldolase-lysine N-methyltransferase, chloroplastic, producing MELSRLFVSDTCFFSPPIRYSPVPALSTFFAVNLRINRRRRRSLCSASNNDTLLAGGGPVVAGDREKHEEDLKSWMHKHGLPPCKVVLKDKPCHNDPHKPIHYVAASQDLQVGDVAFSVPNSLVVTLERVLGNETVAELLTTNKLSELACLALYLMYEKKQGKKSFWYPYIRELDRQRGRGQLSVESPLLWSKSELDYLLGSPVKDEVIERVEAIRKEYNELDTVWFMAGSLFQQYPYDIPTEAFSFEIFKQAFAAIQSCVVHLQKVSLARRFALVPLGPPLLSYQSNCKAMLTAVDGAVELAVDRPYKAGDPIVVWCGPQPNSKLLINYGFVDENNSNDRLIVEAALNTEDPQYQDKRMVAQRNGKSSVQVFRVYSGKEREALLDMLPYLRLGYLSDPSEMQSVISSQGPVCPVSPCMERAVLDQLGDYFKTRLAGYPTTLAEDESMLADGNLNPKKRVATQFVMLEKKILHACLHATTDFINQLPDHSISPCPAPYAPLLK